One Chloroflexota bacterium DNA window includes the following coding sequences:
- a CDS encoding chemotaxis protein CheW, translating to MSQVEDQLAQFVVFILDQERFALPVEQARGIERWRNPTRIPGTATAIMGIINQRGVLLTVVDMRVVLGMKPITPTRRSRFLLVHEQIDCAIAVDQVIDMLTLDVGLAEPTPHRGTVASRGLLPTPFGFATWLDLNALLGSING from the coding sequence GTGAGCCAAGTTGAGGATCAATTGGCGCAATTTGTGGTTTTTATCCTCGATCAAGAACGGTTTGCTTTGCCAGTTGAGCAGGCGCGTGGCATCGAACGTTGGCGTAATCCAACTCGCATTCCAGGCACTGCAACCGCGATTATGGGGATTATCAATCAGCGCGGGGTGCTGCTGACGGTGGTTGATATGCGGGTGGTTTTAGGCATGAAGCCAATTACCCCGACTCGGCGTAGTCGTTTTTTGCTCGTTCACGAACAGATCGATTGTGCAATCGCGGTTGATCAGGTGATCGATATGTTGACCTTGGATGTGGGTTTGGCTGAGCCAACTCCCCATCGTGGAACGGTCGCTAGCCGAGGTTTGCTGCCAACGCCGTTTGGGTTTGCAACCTGGCTTGATCTTAATGCCCTACTTGGGTCGATCAATGGTTAA
- a CDS encoding methyl-accepting chemotaxis protein: MANLGSLFSLDFTNLTDRRRVIMRIVALAALVVPFLVVLVAWIYERNNPQLWDALGVLFVSMGAVWLIALFSLRMINQGQDQIVTYVLIGTISLSALACAVRYGGIDQSLIVSLLLVMLFIVGLVATWREIVSYGVAITLAYGLLLLLKGNLESFRVTTLTAANNAGVYGVGAVLFFVGLATTIVLTTIFSRALAEYSQKSEQWTADLMRANEQLIEKNIQQIELGTDLSFAATELSAASQQQASGATEQASAVAEVSSTIEELGFTARQIASASDQVSIAAQQTLTSLAMGQQSVDEAIQGMERIKQRVQEVSSRVLSLGERSHHISEIIALIDDVSDETHLLALNAAIEAAGAGEHGRRFAVVAAEVKSLANRTLAASREVKDVIAEIQAATNASVLATEESVKEVEQGVSLAHRAGQEMDSIVVLGEHTAQLAQEISLATAQQQTASEQVVETMREIAEVSRQTAAGSRQTADAASKLTAIANRLHSLVNIDANTR, encoded by the coding sequence ATGGCGAATTTAGGTTCGCTTTTCTCGCTCGATTTTACGAATTTGACTGATCGCCGCCGCGTGATTATGCGGATTGTTGCCTTGGCTGCCTTGGTTGTGCCTTTTTTAGTGGTCTTGGTGGCGTGGATTTACGAGCGCAATAATCCACAATTGTGGGATGCCCTTGGGGTTTTGTTTGTCTCGATGGGCGCGGTTTGGTTGATTGCCTTGTTCAGCTTGCGCATGATTAATCAAGGCCAAGATCAAATTGTTACCTATGTTTTAATTGGCACAATTTCGTTGTCAGCCTTGGCTTGTGCCGTGCGCTATGGCGGCATCGATCAAAGCCTGATTGTCTCGCTGTTGCTGGTGATGCTGTTTATTGTCGGTTTGGTCGCAACATGGCGCGAAATTGTCTCGTATGGCGTTGCGATTACCTTAGCGTATGGTCTGTTATTACTGCTCAAGGGCAACCTTGAATCATTTCGAGTGACAACCCTGACCGCTGCCAATAACGCCGGGGTCTATGGCGTTGGGGCGGTGCTGTTTTTTGTTGGCTTGGCTACCACGATTGTCCTGACCACGATTTTTAGCCGTGCTTTGGCTGAATATTCGCAAAAAAGTGAGCAATGGACAGCCGATTTGATGCGGGCCAATGAGCAGTTGATCGAGAAAAATATTCAGCAGATCGAGCTTGGCACTGATCTTTCGTTTGCCGCTACCGAATTATCGGCAGCCTCGCAACAACAAGCTTCGGGGGCAACTGAGCAAGCCTCGGCTGTGGCAGAAGTTTCATCAACCATCGAAGAATTGGGCTTTACAGCGCGACAAATCGCTAGTGCCTCGGATCAAGTCAGTATTGCCGCTCAACAAACCTTGACCTCGTTGGCCATGGGCCAGCAATCGGTTGATGAAGCGATTCAAGGTATGGAGCGGATCAAGCAGCGGGTACAAGAGGTTTCTTCGCGAGTTTTGAGCTTGGGCGAACGTTCGCATCATATTAGCGAAATTATTGCCTTGATCGATGATGTTTCCGATGAAACCCACCTGCTGGCCTTGAATGCGGCGATTGAAGCGGCTGGAGCTGGCGAACATGGCCGCCGATTTGCCGTAGTTGCCGCCGAAGTCAAGAGCTTGGCCAATCGTACTTTGGCGGCTTCGCGCGAAGTTAAAGATGTGATTGCCGAAATTCAGGCTGCGACCAACGCCTCAGTGCTGGCCACCGAAGAGAGCGTCAAAGAAGTCGAACAAGGGGTCAGCTTGGCTCATCGTGCTGGCCAAGAGATGGATTCAATTGTGGTTTTGGGCGAACATACTGCCCAATTAGCCCAAGAAATTAGCCTAGCAACCGCTCAACAACAAACTGCATCGGAGCAAGTTGTTGAAACCATGCGTGAAATTGCCGAAGTCTCACGTCAAACGGCGGCTGGTTCGCGCCAAACTGCCGACGCTGCATCCAAACTCACCGCGATTGCAAATCGCTTGCATTCGTTGGTCAACATTGATGCCAATACACGCTAA
- a CDS encoding hybrid sensor histidine kinase/response regulator translates to MGGFDLSAFFGQFREETEENVRALTTGLLALESNPGDREAIDTIFRAAHTIKGSARMLGQVDMGRLAHTMESLLSALRSGMLAMNSSINDVLLASVDVLLVLNSQVNEPPPTDPNVDRLVEQLNALAAGESLPTAPIAPKAAPIVAPVAEPEPEPAPVVLEQPKPEPVVAKPAVPAKPKKSASAEAPKPVISTRSTVRVPISRLDRLLNTAGELVVTRQLHLEHVADLEALDKLLTKSERLSQQLSERLTGQRVTFQQRREASELASQLQNLAQSTRNQLRLLTERWSSHSAASEALVDELEAEVMATRLQPVAGLFAPIPRAVRELARSLGKEVNLITEGETTEADRKVIELMADPLVHLVRNALDHGIESPDERVKAHKSAEASLRLEARSLGGTIEIIISDDGRGIDPAVIRATAIKRGIIEADAATRLRDEEALELIWQPGFSTSAIITDVSGRGVGMDVVRAAVTEVGGRVDVHSVLGQGTTFTLILPITLLTTRVLLFDVAGTTYALPSTACLGGRRVAGGQIQTVEGRPTVRVDERSVSIVALAPLLEQRGPLPQPSDISNLVILGPANRPLALLVDKLVDEREVVVKSLGALLNEQRLCTGAIALPDGRLVLVLNPLAIAARAREWGKPVALPAPTKLQPAKLLVAEDSFTTRELLRSMLQSAGYVVETAINGQDALDKLNHNSYDLLVSDVEMPLLTGFELTRRVRAHDRLRQLPIIIITSLARDSDRREGLLAGAQAYIVKSQFDQSNLLETIHQLLGR, encoded by the coding sequence ATGGGCGGTTTTGATTTATCAGCATTTTTTGGCCAGTTTCGCGAAGAAACTGAAGAGAATGTGCGGGCCTTGACCACAGGCTTATTGGCCTTGGAGTCAAACCCAGGCGATCGCGAAGCGATTGATACGATTTTTCGGGCGGCACATACGATCAAAGGCTCGGCGCGCATGCTGGGTCAAGTCGATATGGGTCGTTTGGCACATACCATGGAAAGTTTGCTTTCGGCCTTGCGCAGTGGCATGCTAGCCATGAATTCGAGCATTAACGATGTGCTGCTGGCCAGTGTTGATGTGCTGCTAGTGCTGAATTCCCAAGTCAACGAGCCGCCGCCAACCGATCCCAACGTTGATCGTTTGGTGGAGCAACTGAATGCCTTGGCGGCTGGTGAAAGCTTGCCGACTGCGCCAATAGCGCCTAAAGCTGCGCCAATTGTCGCGCCAGTGGCCGAACCAGAACCTGAGCCAGCGCCAGTTGTGCTTGAGCAACCCAAGCCCGAACCAGTGGTTGCTAAGCCAGCCGTGCCTGCCAAACCCAAAAAATCAGCCTCAGCCGAAGCCCCCAAGCCAGTGATTAGCACTCGTTCGACCGTGCGTGTGCCAATTTCGCGCTTAGATCGGTTGTTGAATACCGCTGGTGAGTTGGTGGTGACCCGTCAATTGCACCTTGAGCATGTCGCCGATCTTGAGGCTTTGGATAAATTGCTGACCAAAAGTGAGCGCCTGAGCCAACAATTGAGCGAGCGCTTGACGGGCCAACGCGTGACCTTTCAGCAACGGCGCGAGGCCAGCGAATTAGCCAGCCAACTGCAAAATCTGGCCCAATCGACGCGCAATCAGTTGCGCTTGCTCACCGAGCGTTGGAGCAGCCATAGCGCTGCTAGCGAGGCCTTGGTCGATGAACTTGAAGCCGAGGTCATGGCGACCCGTTTGCAACCTGTGGCTGGTTTGTTTGCGCCAATTCCTCGGGCCGTGCGCGAGCTGGCTCGTTCGTTGGGCAAAGAAGTTAACTTAATCACCGAAGGCGAAACCACCGAGGCCGACCGCAAAGTGATTGAGTTAATGGCTGATCCGTTGGTACATTTGGTGCGCAACGCGCTTGATCATGGCATCGAAAGCCCCGATGAGCGTGTGAAAGCTCACAAGTCTGCCGAAGCAAGCTTGCGTTTAGAAGCTCGCTCGTTGGGCGGCACAATTGAAATTATTATCAGCGACGATGGCCGTGGAATCGATCCAGCAGTGATTCGGGCAACTGCAATTAAACGGGGAATTATCGAGGCTGATGCCGCGACTCGCTTGCGTGATGAAGAAGCTTTGGAGTTAATCTGGCAGCCTGGTTTTTCCACCAGCGCAATCATCACCGATGTTTCAGGCCGTGGCGTGGGCATGGATGTGGTGCGGGCGGCAGTGACCGAGGTTGGCGGGCGGGTCGATGTGCATTCGGTGCTTGGCCAAGGCACGACCTTCACGCTGATTTTGCCAATTACCTTGCTGACCACGCGCGTGTTGTTATTTGATGTGGCTGGCACGACCTATGCCTTGCCCTCGACCGCCTGTTTAGGTGGGCGGCGGGTTGCTGGCGGGCAAATTCAGACCGTCGAAGGGCGACCAACCGTACGGGTTGATGAGCGCAGCGTGAGCATTGTAGCGCTTGCGCCCTTGCTTGAGCAGCGCGGCCCCTTGCCACAACCATCGGATATTTCCAATTTGGTGATTTTGGGGCCAGCTAATCGCCCATTGGCCTTGCTTGTCGATAAATTGGTCGATGAACGTGAGGTGGTGGTTAAATCGTTGGGCGCGTTGTTGAACGAACAGCGTTTATGCACTGGTGCGATTGCCCTGCCTGATGGGCGTTTGGTGTTAGTGCTCAATCCCTTGGCGATTGCGGCGCGGGCGCGTGAATGGGGCAAACCAGTCGCTTTGCCAGCGCCAACCAAGCTCCAACCCGCCAAATTATTGGTCGCGGAAGATTCATTTACCACCCGCGAACTACTTCGCTCAATGCTGCAATCGGCGGGCTATGTGGTTGAAACGGCGATTAACGGCCAAGATGCGCTTGACAAGCTCAATCACAATTCCTACGATCTGCTGGTAAGCGATGTTGAAATGCCGTTGCTAACTGGCTTTGAGCTAACCCGCCGTGTGCGTGCCCATGACCGTTTGCGCCAACTGCCAATTATCATTATCACCAGCTTGGCCCGCGATAGCGATCGGCGTGAAGGCTTGTTGGCTGGTGCGCAAGCCTATATCGTCAAAAGCCAGTTTGATCAAAGCAACTTGCTCGAAACGATTCATCAATTACTTGGTCGCTAA
- a CDS encoding response regulator: MSERILVVDDSKLVTDIVKMRLEMYGYAVDLAYSGEEALQKIGDLTPDLVVLDVQMPGIDGYEVCRQLRANPLFEELPIIMLTSMDDKRAGFEAGVDDYLNKDLDLLDLPNRVKLLLGM; the protein is encoded by the coding sequence ATGAGTGAACGTATCTTAGTTGTTGACGATAGCAAACTGGTTACCGATATTGTCAAAATGCGGCTGGAAATGTATGGCTATGCTGTCGATTTGGCCTACAGTGGCGAGGAAGCGCTGCAAAAAATCGGCGATCTCACGCCCGATTTGGTAGTGTTAGATGTGCAGATGCCTGGGATTGATGGCTATGAGGTTTGCCGTCAGTTACGCGCCAATCCCTTGTTTGAAGAGCTGCCAATTATCATGCTAACATCGATGGATGATAAACGGGCAGGCTTTGAAGCTGGAGTTGACGATTATCTCAACAAAGATCTCGATTTGCTCGATTTGCCTAATCGGGTCAAATTGTTGTTGGGTATGTAA
- the cheB gene encoding chemotaxis-specific protein-glutamate methyltransferase CheB: MMTGPLAPIRVLVVDDSAVSRRVISTILANDPAIQVVGEARDGREAVQLVAALQPDIITMDVRMPVMDGLQATEEIMAYHPTPILVITSSLTRHDRNLTFQMLNAGALEVWEKPTDLTLAQGEANRMRLLERVKVLSRVKVLTHLRGRRRKSPTTETNIPLLLASASPPSQRWLIVVGASTGGPRVLYKLLHSLPASIPASIIIVQHIAEGFVGTMVDWLDNHSPLTVELAQHRGSLKNGHVYVAPDTHHLRVDANWTVHLETEPDNLLYPSVDVTMQSAAKVLPKQTIGVLLTGMGRDGAQGLLALRRSGARTIAQDRATSAIWGMPRAAEEAGAAMEFLAADLIAPRLVALLSETERR; the protein is encoded by the coding sequence ATGATGACAGGGCCGCTTGCACCAATTCGAGTGTTGGTTGTTGATGATTCGGCGGTTTCGCGCCGAGTCATCAGCACTATTTTAGCCAATGATCCCGCGATTCAAGTGGTTGGCGAGGCCCGTGATGGCCGTGAGGCGGTGCAATTGGTGGCAGCGTTGCAACCCGATATTATCACAATGGATGTGCGCATGCCGGTGATGGATGGTTTGCAGGCCACCGAAGAAATTATGGCCTATCATCCTACGCCGATTTTGGTGATCACCTCATCGCTGACCCGCCATGATCGTAATTTAACCTTTCAAATGCTCAACGCCGGAGCTTTGGAAGTTTGGGAGAAACCAACCGACCTGACCCTAGCTCAAGGCGAAGCTAATCGGATGCGGCTGTTGGAGCGGGTCAAGGTGCTTTCACGAGTTAAAGTGTTGACCCATTTGCGCGGGCGACGGCGCAAATCGCCAACGACCGAAACCAACATTCCCTTATTATTGGCCTCGGCTAGCCCGCCAAGCCAACGCTGGCTGATTGTGGTTGGGGCTTCGACTGGCGGCCCACGAGTGTTATACAAACTCCTGCATAGCCTGCCTGCGAGCATCCCCGCAAGCATTATCATTGTGCAGCACATCGCCGAGGGATTTGTTGGTACAATGGTAGACTGGTTGGACAATCATTCGCCCTTGACGGTGGAATTGGCGCAACACCGGGGTAGTTTGAAAAATGGCCATGTCTATGTTGCGCCCGATACCCATCACTTGCGGGTTGATGCCAACTGGACGGTACATTTGGAAACTGAACCCGATAATTTGCTCTATCCATCAGTCGATGTGACTATGCAATCAGCTGCCAAAGTGTTGCCGAAACAGACGATCGGGGTGTTATTGACTGGTATGGGTCGCGATGGAGCGCAAGGTTTGTTGGCTTTACGCCGCTCTGGCGCTCGCACGATCGCCCAAGATCGAGCCACTAGCGCGATTTGGGGCATGCCACGGGCGGCAGAGGAAGCTGGGGCTGCCATGGAATTTTTAGCTGCTGATCTGATTGCGCCGCGTTTGGTGGCGTTGCTCAGCGAAACTGAACGTCGATGA